TCACTAGGAGGCTGAGCTAACTGATCCGAATATAGGGTCGCGAGGTTATATTGCGACTGCATGTATCCCTTTTCTGCAGATTGGACGTAGAAAGCATACGCCTTTTGTGGGTCCACAGAGACGCCATGCTTACCTTCCTGATATGCTACTCCGACGTTATGACATCCGGGAAGACTGCCCAAGTCGCAAGCCCGCAGATACCACTTGAGCGCTGTTCCATACTGTGTTTCAGGAATGGTGCCATCGCTAATCAAGAGTCCCAATTTAAGCGCAGCGTCAGCATCACCCAATTCAGCCCCTTTTGCATATACGTCGGCGGCGGCCTCGGGATGCTCCCCGCGCAACGCTGCATCGCCGGGAGTATGAGCACAACCACTGCAGACTAAGAGTGCCCACCATCCAAGAACAACTAACACTATTTTCACCATTTCCTCCACCGAAGCGACATCGATATACAAACCTGTTTTCCTTCAATACTACATCTGTCACCAAAAGATGACAAGGTCTTTTTCTACGGTTAAGACTCTCGATTACAGGTGGAAAGGTGAAACAATGGCAAGGT
The sequence above is drawn from the Syntrophorhabdaceae bacterium genome and encodes:
- a CDS encoding tetratricopeptide repeat protein: MYIDVASVEEMVKIVLVVLGWWALLVCSGCAHTPGDAALRGEHPEAAADVYAKGAELGDADAALKLGLLISDGTIPETQYGTALKWYLRACDLGSLPGCHNVGVAYQEGKHGVSVDPQKAYAFYVQSAEKGYMQSQYNLATLYSDQLAQPPSDVEGYKWMLLSQGAAKRCTNSPLCDWILRDPPGHKAKLRGRMTDQQIKEAETLAASWTVKK